From Gopherus flavomarginatus isolate rGopFla2 chromosome 7, rGopFla2.mat.asm, whole genome shotgun sequence, the proteins below share one genomic window:
- the NOP16 gene encoding nucleolar protein 16 isoform X1, which produces MPKAKGKNRRRKFGYNVNRKRLYRQSRKRAAPRIECSHIRHAWDRTKSVSQNLAEMGLAVDPNKAIPIRKRQLPVMEMEVDGQDKGKRVVKKPYVLDAGAYLECCLFMTTLPPALRSKHWSWPLSQWDRHTSRVSWSMRPVSRRKSRRHSPETLSTMCSTWYGTMARTTRPWLVMRRTTTRTRPSRSRGRSVCISASTQRSSRLSLHPCSRSRWTSSDCSHPALLDPPAAAGPMLLLPRQPRED; this is translated from the exons ATGCCGAAAGCCAAAGGGAAAAACCGGCGCCGAAAGTTCGGCTACAACGTCAACCGCAAGCGGCTGTACCGGCAGAGCCGCAAGCGGGCGGCGCCCCGTATCGAATG CTCCCACATCAGACATGCATGGGACAGAACAAAATCCGTGTCTCAGAACCTGGCTGAAATGGGGCTGGCTGTAGACCCCAACAAGGCAATTCCCATCCGGAAAAGGCAGCTACCG GTGATGGAAATGGAGGTTGATGGCCAAGACAAAGGGAAGAGAGTTGTGAAGAAGCCTTATGTCCTGGACG CCGGGGCATATCTTGAATGCTGTCTCTTCATGACAACCCTCCCGCCTGCTCTCAGATCTAAGCACTGGAGCTGGCCACTGAGCCAATGGGACAGACACACATCACGTGTG AGCTGGAGTATGAGGCCAGTCTCCCGGAGAAAAAGTCGGAGACACTCTCCAGAGACCTTATCGACTATGTGCAGTACATGGTACGGAACCATGGCGAGAACTACAAG gccatgGCTTGTGATGAGAAGAACTACTACCAGGACACGCCCAAGCAGATCAAGAGGAAGATCAGTGTGTATAAGCGCTTCTACCCAGAGGAGTTCCAGGCTTTCATTGCATCCCTGCAGCAGGTCAAGATGGACCAGCAGTGACTGCTCCCACCCTGCCCTGTTGGACCCACCTGCAGCTGCGGgtcccatgctgctcctccccagGCAACCAAGGGAAGATTGA
- the NOP16 gene encoding nucleolar protein 16 isoform X2 yields MPKAKGKNRRRKFGYNVNRKRLYRQSRKRAAPRIECSHIRHAWDRTKSVSQNLAEMGLAVDPNKAIPIRKRQLPVMEMEVDGQDKGKRVVKKPYVLDELEYEASLPEKKSETLSRDLIDYVQYMVRNHGENYKAMACDEKNYYQDTPKQIKRKISVYKRFYPEEFQAFIASLQQVKMDQQ; encoded by the exons ATGCCGAAAGCCAAAGGGAAAAACCGGCGCCGAAAGTTCGGCTACAACGTCAACCGCAAGCGGCTGTACCGGCAGAGCCGCAAGCGGGCGGCGCCCCGTATCGAATG CTCCCACATCAGACATGCATGGGACAGAACAAAATCCGTGTCTCAGAACCTGGCTGAAATGGGGCTGGCTGTAGACCCCAACAAGGCAATTCCCATCCGGAAAAGGCAGCTACCG GTGATGGAAATGGAGGTTGATGGCCAAGACAAAGGGAAGAGAGTTGTGAAGAAGCCTTATGTCCTGGACG AGCTGGAGTATGAGGCCAGTCTCCCGGAGAAAAAGTCGGAGACACTCTCCAGAGACCTTATCGACTATGTGCAGTACATGGTACGGAACCATGGCGAGAACTACAAG gccatgGCTTGTGATGAGAAGAACTACTACCAGGACACGCCCAAGCAGATCAAGAGGAAGATCAGTGTGTATAAGCGCTTCTACCCAGAGGAGTTCCAGGCTTTCATTGCATCCCTGCAGCAGGTCAAGATGGACCAGCAGTGA
- the ARL10 gene encoding ADP-ribosylation factor-like protein 10 isoform X1 — translation MAPPGAFGHLSLALGAAVAALGSILFIAWRTYFPGGGRWGARWEPPLAAGQLDFSMRQVLVLGLEGAGKSSVLHYISSEAAKDRTAPTQGFNSVQVYADGFQIDLLELGGSQNLRFYWNQYLSQAHVLVFVVDSADRPHLPTARQELHWLLAEDPRLPLVVLANKQDKSDALSVAELHRELALHTLNGQREFFLLPTSATHTALATATSIRHVKSLLVELLSQL, via the exons ATGGCGCCTCCGGGCGCATTCGGACACCTGAGCCTGGCGCTGGGCGCCGCCGTGGCCGCCCTGGGCTCGATCCTCTTCATCGCCTGGAGAACGTACTTCCCGGGCGGCGGCCGCTGGGGGGCGCGCTGGGAGCCGCCGCTGGCCGCGGGGCAG CTGGATTTCTCCATGCGGCAGGTCCTGGTGCTGGGCCTGGAGGGAGCTGGGAAGAGCAGTGTTCTCCACTACATCTCCAGCGAGGCAGCCAAGGACCGCACAGCTCCCACCCAGGGCTTCAACTCCGTCCAAGTGTACGCAGACGGCTTCCAGATCGACCTGCTGGAAC TTGGCGGCAGCCAGAACCTGCGATTTTACTGGAACCAATACTTGAGTCAGGCCCATGTGCTGGTGTTCGTAGTGGACTCTGCAGACAGGCCACACCTTCCCACAGCTCGACAGGAGCTGCATTGGCTGCTGGCTGAGGATCCTCGGTTGCCTTTGGTCGTCCTGGCCAATAAACAG GACAAGAGTGACGCGCTGAGTGTGGCTGAACTGCAccgggagctggccctgcacacgCTGAACGGACAGAGGGAGTTCTTCCTGCTGCCCACGAGCGCCACCCACACCGCTCTGGCCACTGCCACCAGCATCCGGCATGTGAAGAGTCTGCTGGTGGAACTGCTCTCCCAGCTCTGA
- the ARL10 gene encoding ADP-ribosylation factor-like protein 10 isoform X2, producing the protein MLPKKLPPHVQEAAMVRSRLDFSMRQVLVLGLEGAGKSSVLHYISSEAAKDRTAPTQGFNSVQVYADGFQIDLLELGGSQNLRFYWNQYLSQAHVLVFVVDSADRPHLPTARQELHWLLAEDPRLPLVVLANKQDKSDALSVAELHRELALHTLNGQREFFLLPTSATHTALATATSIRHVKSLLVELLSQL; encoded by the exons ATGCTGCCGAAGAAGCTGCCACCGCACGTGCAGGAAGCAGCGATGGTCCGGTCCCGG CTGGATTTCTCCATGCGGCAGGTCCTGGTGCTGGGCCTGGAGGGAGCTGGGAAGAGCAGTGTTCTCCACTACATCTCCAGCGAGGCAGCCAAGGACCGCACAGCTCCCACCCAGGGCTTCAACTCCGTCCAAGTGTACGCAGACGGCTTCCAGATCGACCTGCTGGAAC TTGGCGGCAGCCAGAACCTGCGATTTTACTGGAACCAATACTTGAGTCAGGCCCATGTGCTGGTGTTCGTAGTGGACTCTGCAGACAGGCCACACCTTCCCACAGCTCGACAGGAGCTGCATTGGCTGCTGGCTGAGGATCCTCGGTTGCCTTTGGTCGTCCTGGCCAATAAACAG GACAAGAGTGACGCGCTGAGTGTGGCTGAACTGCAccgggagctggccctgcacacgCTGAACGGACAGAGGGAGTTCTTCCTGCTGCCCACGAGCGCCACCCACACCGCTCTGGCCACTGCCACCAGCATCCGGCATGTGAAGAGTCTGCTGGTGGAACTGCTCTCCCAGCTCTGA
- the KIAA1191 gene encoding putative monooxygenase p33MONOX isoform X1 — protein MASRQPDIPAIEHGSGGLLGKMSLPIGMHRRAFSYDDALEDTAPMTPPPSDMCSNVLWKQPVIPERKYQELSKVEEGETSMYPPVIIPSSSTESVNKVPVVKAKATHIIMNSLITKQTQESIQRFEQQAGLRDAGYTPHKGLTAEETKYHRVAEALHKLKMQSGEMTKEDRQTSSTHSSPDSTPHSSPKQKHRGWFSQGPSSSITGSDLVSMDSDGGDRDRISSEKWSLFGPRAVQKSTNDPGAFTIQSYKGAQKPSPMELIRAQATRMAEDPVTFKPPKMDIPVMEGKKQSARSHNLKPRDMNVLTPTGF, from the exons ATGGCTTCAAGACAACCAGATATTCCTG CTATTGAGCATGGCTCTGGAGGGCTTCTAGGAAAGATGTCCCTGCCTATTGGAATGCATCGTCGGGCATTCAGTTATGATGATGCCCTGGAGGATACAGCACCGATGACTCCTCCCCCTTCAGATATGTGCTCCAATGTCCTGTGGAAACAACCGGTCATCCCAGAGCGAAAGTACCAGGAGCTTTCAAAG GTTGAGGAAGGGGAGACTAGCATGTATCCACCTGTCATAATCCCCTCATCTTCCACTGAAAGTGTGAACAAGGTCCCAGTGGTGAAGGCCAAGGCCACTCATATCATCATGAATTCTCTCATTACAA AGCAGACTCAGGAGAGCATTCAGCGCTTTGAACAGCAGGCAGGGTTGAGAGATGCTGGATACACTCCCCACAAGGGCCTCACTGCTGAGGAGACAAAGTACCACCGTGTGGCTGAGGCACTCCAT AAGTTAAAGATGCAAAGTGGAGAGATGACCaaagaagacagacagacatcttCTACTCACTCCAGTCCAGACAGCACCCCCCACTCTTCTCCCAAACAGAAACACAG GGGTTGGTTTAGTCAGGGACCCTCCAGTTCTATCACTGGCTCAGACTTGGTCTCCATGGATTCCGATGGCGGGGACAGAGACAGAATATCCTCTGAAAAATGGAGCCTTTTTGGACCCAGAGCTGTTCAGAAATCCACTAATGATCCAG GGGCCTTTACCATCCAGTCCTATAAGGGTGCCCAGAAGCCATCCCCAATGGAGCTGATCCGTGCCCAGGCCACCAGGATGGCAGAGGACCCAGTTACCTTCAAACCACCCAAGATGGACATTCCTGTTATGGAGGGGAAGAAACAGTCGGCACGGTCCCATAACCTCAAACCCCGGGATATGAATGTGCTCACTCCCACGGGATTCTAG
- the KIAA1191 gene encoding putative monooxygenase p33MONOX isoform X2, producing MSLPIGMHRRAFSYDDALEDTAPMTPPPSDMCSNVLWKQPVIPERKYQELSKVEEGETSMYPPVIIPSSSTESVNKVPVVKAKATHIIMNSLITKQTQESIQRFEQQAGLRDAGYTPHKGLTAEETKYHRVAEALHKLKMQSGEMTKEDRQTSSTHSSPDSTPHSSPKQKHRGWFSQGPSSSITGSDLVSMDSDGGDRDRISSEKWSLFGPRAVQKSTNDPGAFTIQSYKGAQKPSPMELIRAQATRMAEDPVTFKPPKMDIPVMEGKKQSARSHNLKPRDMNVLTPTGF from the exons ATGTCCCTGCCTATTGGAATGCATCGTCGGGCATTCAGTTATGATGATGCCCTGGAGGATACAGCACCGATGACTCCTCCCCCTTCAGATATGTGCTCCAATGTCCTGTGGAAACAACCGGTCATCCCAGAGCGAAAGTACCAGGAGCTTTCAAAG GTTGAGGAAGGGGAGACTAGCATGTATCCACCTGTCATAATCCCCTCATCTTCCACTGAAAGTGTGAACAAGGTCCCAGTGGTGAAGGCCAAGGCCACTCATATCATCATGAATTCTCTCATTACAA AGCAGACTCAGGAGAGCATTCAGCGCTTTGAACAGCAGGCAGGGTTGAGAGATGCTGGATACACTCCCCACAAGGGCCTCACTGCTGAGGAGACAAAGTACCACCGTGTGGCTGAGGCACTCCAT AAGTTAAAGATGCAAAGTGGAGAGATGACCaaagaagacagacagacatcttCTACTCACTCCAGTCCAGACAGCACCCCCCACTCTTCTCCCAAACAGAAACACAG GGGTTGGTTTAGTCAGGGACCCTCCAGTTCTATCACTGGCTCAGACTTGGTCTCCATGGATTCCGATGGCGGGGACAGAGACAGAATATCCTCTGAAAAATGGAGCCTTTTTGGACCCAGAGCTGTTCAGAAATCCACTAATGATCCAG GGGCCTTTACCATCCAGTCCTATAAGGGTGCCCAGAAGCCATCCCCAATGGAGCTGATCCGTGCCCAGGCCACCAGGATGGCAGAGGACCCAGTTACCTTCAAACCACCCAAGATGGACATTCCTGTTATGGAGGGGAAGAAACAGTCGGCACGGTCCCATAACCTCAAACCCCGGGATATGAATGTGCTCACTCCCACGGGATTCTAG